The Nitrospira sp. sequence ACTTCGTCTTGCGAATCCCAGCACCAACTTCGCCAGCTTCTTGATTGCAGCGGATCGGGCAAGATGCTTAGCTGAGGGACAGAAACGGCCCGGCATGCCGGGTTCATATGGGAGCGGGCCGACCAGTGGTACACCGGCCTGTTTGCGGAGAATCTCAAGGGTTGATCGCTCTTGAACTCGGGAGAGGGCTGATCGGACAGAGTCGGTCCGATTCAAGACGAGGGCGATGATGTGGATCTGCTTTCGTCGAAGGGCCTCGATGGTCAGTAATGCATGATTGATCCCGCCCAATCCGGATCGGCCAACGATCACGACCGGAAGCCGCAAGAGCTTGATCAAGCTCATGACGTCGTCACGGCCCGTGATGGGTACATGTACCCCGCCGACTCCCTCCACCACCATGTAGTCATATCGGCTGGAGAGGAGCCGATAGACTTTTCTGATCGTGCCTGGATTAATATCCTGTCCCTCCATCCGGGCCGCGGCGAGTGGAGCGACCGGCAGTTCGAACGAGTAGGGGCGGATCGCTCCTAGCGCCTCCTCGCTTTCAATGACGGCTCGCAGCCGCGCGGCATCCGATCGGGCTTCTCCTCCTGCGGTGACCCCAGTCTCAATGGGTTTCATCACGCCCACCGAAACCCCGCGTTTTTTGAGATGAAGGGCGAGCGTAGCCGCAACGAGTGTCTTTCCAACTCCGGTATCGGTGCCGGTGATGAAGATCCCGCCTTTCATGATCCCGCTCCAACGGTGTCCGGCATGTGAGGCCTCATCTCAATCAAAGATGTCTGCTGTCGCAGTTCCACACTTGTCCCGATACATCCTTGAGTTGGGCCAAGTGAACGATGGTACCGACGACTTCTTCGATGGCCGGCGGACGGCGTAACGCATGGTCGGGCCAGCCGTGTTCTTCCGGAAACAGGCCTTCGGTCAAGTCGGTCTTCTGCCATCCCGGTAGTACGAGATTCACTCGAATATTCTGTGTGCCCCATTCCAGCGCGGCCGTTCTGACGAGTCCGATCAATCCGGCCTTCGAGGTTGCATATGCGCTCTGGCCGGTCGCGCCATGGAACCCTGTGTGGGAACCGATGACAATGATGGAGCCTCCACCGCGAACGAACAACTGCGGCGCAATCGCCCGCAGACAGTGGAACGTTCCCGTGAGATTGGTGGCGATGACGTTATCCCAGATTTCTTCTGAATGGCGCACAAGCAAGTCGCTTTGTCCGATTCCTGCGTTGCAGATGAAGGCCAGGGGACCAGACGAGCGATTGGCGAAAGTGTCGATCATGCGGCGTATGGATTCGGCTTCTCGAATATCCGCACAGTAGATGTCACCGGTTCCACCGGCTTTGACGACGCCGTCCAAGGTCGCTTCCGCCGCTGGTTTATTCCGATAGTAATGAACACCGACGTACCATCCGATCCTTCCAAACGCCTGACTGATGGCCCGACCGATGCCTCCGGAGGCTCCAGTGATCAGTGCAGCCGAATGGACAACGGCGTTGGTCGGCCGGTCCGCGACAGGAAATATTGACGATGTCGGAGATTCCATGCGGAGCGAATTATGCGGGGAGTAACCGCCGAAGGCAAGCGGAGGTCGAGCCCTGGAACAGTCTCTAGAAATGCCGGCGGCTTGCCGCTATCGGGATTCCTGTGGTACCGTCAAACTCAGTATTTGGAGCATCATTATGGTGAGACGTAGACTGGCTGTGCGAGTGGCTCTGACAGTGGGAATCTGCTTGCTCCTGGGGCTTTACCCCTGGCCCAACTCGGTTGGTGCAGAGGAGGCGCTGACGATCCAAAAGTCTGAGGAGTATTTCCCTGACACGCTCGGAAGTCGCTGGACCTATCGTGGTCAGATCAGCGAGGGCCCGCTTCAGACCATCGAACTGAAATTTTTCACAAATGTGTCGACGGTTTCAGGAACCAAGACGATCAATGGTGTTGCCGTGACGGTGTTCCATGACACCAATCCGGGAGATCATGGACCATCGGATAGTTTCTATCGGAGAGACGCAGTCGGCATTGTGTACTATGGGTCGGACCCCGGAACACCACTGGAGAAACAGATTACGCCGTATCAGATTTTCCGATTTCCCCTTAAAGTACCGTCTTCGTTTCAACAGTTTGACCGTATGGGGGTGGATTTCGGCAGCGACATGGATCGGGACGGAACTGATGAAAAAGTCGATGTCCAGGGATGGAGTAAGGTGGTCGCTCGCGAAACCATCACGGTCCCGGCCGGTACGTTTCAGGACGCGATTAAAGTGGAAGCACGGATGAACATGAAGATTCGTTTGTCGGGCAGCCGCCGGACCGTTTCAGGAATAGATGTGATGACGGCCTGGTTCGCGAAGGGCGTCGGGTTGGTGAAATATTCGGAGCGACAGGAACTATCCGCCGTCAAAGAGGACCGCGGCGTCGTGACGGAAATCACGGAAGAGCTTGAGGAACACGATATCAAACCTCTGAAGGCTTCATTGAGCGGATTCGAATCCTCGGCGGAGGGTATTCTCGCTGATCACTCTGGTAATCATGAACTGAGTCAGGTAATCCTCCCCGCCGGCTTTCGCCCCCATCCCTGAGAAGCGATGCCCTCCGAAGGGCTGACGAGAGACCAAGGCGCCTGTGATCGGCCGATTCAAGTAGAGGTTTCCGACGTCGAATTCCTCCCGCGCTTTGGCAAGACTAGCCGGACTCCTGGCATACACCCCTCCGGTTAACGCATAATCGGTTCCGTTGGCCAACCGAATCGCATTGGCGAAGCTCTCCGCCTTCATGACTGCCAACACCGGTCCAAAGATCTCCTCTTGCGCCAAACGGTGGTGCGGTTGGATATCGACAAACACCGTGGGTCCGATGAAATACCCATTCTGGTCCACGGTTCGTTGCACAAGCAGCCGGCCTTCCTCCTGACCACGCGAAATATATTGTTGGATGCTTGCTTGGGCTCGTGCATCGATCACCGGTCCCACCTTAGTGCCCGGCTTCCAAGGATCGCCGACTTCCACGCTCAGGACCGCTTCGCGCAGACGGGCCACGAAGGAGTCATAGATTGCACGATGCACGATCACCCGCGAGCAGGCCGAGCACTTTTGTCCCGCGTAGCCTGAGAATGATGTCATAACACCGGCGATCGCTTCGTCGAGATCCGCCGTCTCATCGACAATGATGGCATTTTTCCCGCCCATCTCTGCGATGACCCGCTTGACCATGCGCTCCCCTGAGCGGACATGCGACGCTTCGCTGAGAATGCGAAGCCCCGCGGCTTTTGATCCGGTAAACGCGATCGTGACGACATCGGGATGCGCCACGAGGGCTTGTCCTATTTCCGGTCCGCCCGGAAGGCACGTCAAACAACCGGCCGGTACGCCTGCCTCGATCAACATGTCGGTGAGCAGAATCCCCAGACCGGACGACCGTTCCGATGGTTTGAAGAGGACAGGATTACCGGTCACGAGCGCTGCCGAGACCATTCCCGTCGGGATGGCGAGTGGAAAGTTCCATGGCGCGATGACTGTGGTTAGGCCGCGTGGACTATAGGTGCGCTGGTTGAGTTCTCCCGGATGGGTGCCTAACCGCGACGGTGGTGCGAGACGGTCCATTTCGTCGGCGTAGTAGCGGAGAAAGTCGATGGCTTCAGCAACATCGGCATCAGCGTCACGCCAAGGCTTGCCGACTTCAAAGATTTCCCAGGCCGCAAGTTCATAGCGGCGGCGACTCATTGTGGAGGCAGCTTTGCGCAGAATTTCCGACCGATCTTTCGGATCTGTCTGCCGCCAGGCGTCCCCTTGTTTTAGCGCGCATTCGATAATATTGCCCAGATCGGACACCGACGCACTCGGCACTTGGGCCACGATTTCATCCGGTTGCGAAGGATTGCGGGATTCCAATAACGGACCGGTCAGTCCTCCCTCCGTGACCCTGACTTCCCGTCGGCGACCGAGCTGAGACCGAACCGATACAATCGCCGCTTGCATGGCTGTCCGAGTCGTGGCCTGAGAAAAGTCACTATGCGGCTCATTGTTGAACACCGGTGGAATGCTCACTGATGAACGGCGAGCGTCGGTCGGGACGGTCGGTGGGGCGAGCAACCGGGTGAGCGGTTGGGATTCCACATACTCCTTTTGCAGGAACGATTCATTGGACGTATTTTCCAACAGTCGCCGAACCAAATACGCCATGCCGGGGAGTAACCGTCCGGCGGGGGTATACAAGCGGACACGACGACCCAATTTCACCATGGCTTGTTGGAACGGCTCGGCCATACCGAAGATCATCTGGTATTCTCGGGCTTCAGGCGCCAGGCCGAGCGATTCAGCGTGGGCTTCTACAGCTGCCAAGGTGCGAAGGTTGTGCGTGCCGAAGGCGGGGCGGATCAGATCGGCATGTCGAAGCAGCACCGGAATCAATCGTTCGTAATTGAGGTCGGTTTCCGCTTTGTGTTC is a genomic window containing:
- a CDS encoding bifunctional proline dehydrogenase/L-glutamate gamma-semialdehyde dehydrogenase, translating into MTTSPSFEPAIVRIGERLAQLSTGLSPSLFDGRWWSHSAINLAMKDASFKTRLFHFIDVLPVIQDDERVVSLAEEYFGRSGSELFGLQWGLKAASSTGIGARLAGKSIRKQVEQMARTFIAGASIEEAVPVLSQLWKEGRASSVDLLGEATISELEADHYRDQCLNALNELGKAAEAWPSAPLLERDHLGPIPRVQLSLKISALSSRLDPIDPDGSYDSIAVRLRPLVDRARSLSAGLIFDMEQAETKTLILDIFKRLFAEPAYRTYPYAGLALQAYHQETEQDVEDLLAWVRTRGMPITIRLVKGAYWDSDTVRYRQAGWPVPLFEHKAETDLNYERLIPVLLRHADLIRPAFGTHNLRTLAAVEAHAESLGLAPEAREYQMIFGMAEPFQQAMVKLGRRVRLYTPAGRLLPGMAYLVRRLLENTSNESFLQKEYVESQPLTRLLAPPTVPTDARRSSVSIPPVFNNEPHSDFSQATTRTAMQAAIVSVRSQLGRRREVRVTEGGLTGPLLESRNPSQPDEIVAQVPSASVSDLGNIIECALKQGDAWRQTDPKDRSEILRKAASTMSRRRYELAAWEIFEVGKPWRDADADVAEAIDFLRYYADEMDRLAPPSRLGTHPGELNQRTYSPRGLTTVIAPWNFPLAIPTGMVSAALVTGNPVLFKPSERSSGLGILLTDMLIEAGVPAGCLTCLPGGPEIGQALVAHPDVVTIAFTGSKAAGLRILSEASHVRSGERMVKRVIAEMGGKNAIIVDETADLDEAIAGVMTSFSGYAGQKCSACSRVIVHRAIYDSFVARLREAVLSVEVGDPWKPGTKVGPVIDARAQASIQQYISRGQEEGRLLVQRTVDQNGYFIGPTVFVDIQPHHRLAQEEIFGPVLAVMKAESFANAIRLANGTDYALTGGVYARSPASLAKAREEFDVGNLYLNRPITGALVSRQPFGGHRFSGMGAKAGGEDYLTQFMITRVISENTLRRGFESAQ
- a CDS encoding SDR family oxidoreductase; the encoded protein is MESPTSSIFPVADRPTNAVVHSAALITGASGGIGRAISQAFGRIGWYVGVHYYRNKPAAEATLDGVVKAGGTGDIYCADIREAESIRRMIDTFANRSSGPLAFICNAGIGQSDLLVRHSEEIWDNVIATNLTGTFHCLRAIAPQLFVRGGGSIIVIGSHTGFHGATGQSAYATSKAGLIGLVRTAALEWGTQNIRVNLVLPGWQKTDLTEGLFPEEHGWPDHALRRPPAIEEVVGTIVHLAQLKDVSGQVWNCDSRHL
- the bioD gene encoding dethiobiotin synthase, with amino-acid sequence MKGGIFITGTDTGVGKTLVAATLALHLKKRGVSVGVMKPIETGVTAGGEARSDAARLRAVIESEEALGAIRPYSFELPVAPLAAARMEGQDINPGTIRKVYRLLSSRYDYMVVEGVGGVHVPITGRDDVMSLIKLLRLPVVIVGRSGLGGINHALLTIEALRRKQIHIIALVLNRTDSVRSALSRVQERSTLEILRKQAGVPLVGPLPYEPGMPGRFCPSAKHLARSAAIKKLAKLVLGFARRSR